One window of Nocardioides dongkuii genomic DNA carries:
- a CDS encoding M28 family peptidase, with product MSRSLRDLTATGVALAVLGAAATVPAYADPPRGGHHGHHHGHGSHGHHGKHDSVRKLTKAVSAQGVLKHLRALQEVADEDGDRAAGRPGYASSVRYVARTLRHAGYRPTVQEFTFDYFEENSELARVSPQPTEFVDEQDFLRNNFDTGSPEGTATGALVPVGLVLDPAAPVGTNTSGCEPEDFAGFTAGSIALVQRGTCGFSVKVLNAQAAGAAAVVVMNEGQPGRTGLVGMIGDATGLTIPAVFASYDTGVNLAATPGATVTVTVEYTSEERTTWNVLAETRKGRRDNVVMAGAHLDSVQEGAGINDNGSGSAALLEVALKMAKMKVKPANRVRFAWWGAEESGLLGSEHYVAELSEEEAAAIALYLNFDMVASPNYMFGVYDGDNSGGTAPEGFIPEGSAQIEDVFERFYTRRGQPFQDSEFSGRSDYGPFIAVGIPAGGLFTGAEGVKTEEEAALYGGVAGAAYDPCYHQPCDNLTGEGQDEALYDQLDEDYWLRGNINMGALNVNSDAIATAVLTFAKDTSAVNGVATEPGHGKKWKTWQRQDHGRHHVGGLTARSR from the coding sequence ATGTCCAGATCCCTCAGGGACCTCACCGCGACGGGTGTCGCGCTGGCCGTGCTCGGCGCGGCCGCCACCGTCCCGGCGTACGCCGACCCACCACGCGGCGGCCACCACGGCCACCACCACGGCCACGGCTCGCACGGCCACCACGGGAAGCACGACTCCGTCCGCAAGCTCACCAAGGCCGTCTCGGCCCAGGGCGTGCTCAAGCACCTCCGAGCCCTCCAGGAGGTCGCCGACGAGGACGGCGACCGCGCTGCCGGGCGCCCGGGCTACGCGTCCTCCGTCCGGTACGTCGCCAGGACGCTGCGGCACGCGGGATACCGGCCCACCGTCCAGGAGTTCACCTTCGACTACTTCGAGGAGAACTCCGAGCTGGCCCGGGTCAGCCCGCAGCCGACCGAGTTCGTCGACGAGCAGGACTTCCTGCGCAACAACTTCGACACCGGCTCGCCCGAGGGCACCGCCACCGGAGCCCTGGTCCCGGTCGGCCTGGTGCTCGACCCGGCCGCACCGGTCGGCACCAACACCAGCGGGTGCGAGCCCGAGGACTTCGCCGGCTTCACCGCCGGGTCGATCGCGCTGGTCCAGCGCGGCACCTGCGGGTTCTCCGTGAAGGTGCTCAACGCCCAGGCGGCGGGTGCGGCTGCCGTCGTCGTCATGAACGAGGGCCAGCCGGGTCGCACCGGTCTGGTCGGCATGATCGGCGACGCGACCGGACTGACCATCCCGGCGGTCTTCGCGTCCTACGACACCGGGGTGAACCTCGCGGCCACGCCGGGCGCCACGGTCACCGTGACGGTCGAGTACACGTCCGAGGAGCGCACCACCTGGAACGTCCTGGCTGAGACCCGCAAGGGCCGCCGGGACAACGTCGTGATGGCCGGCGCCCACCTCGACAGCGTCCAGGAGGGTGCGGGCATCAACGACAACGGCTCCGGCAGCGCCGCGCTGCTCGAGGTCGCGCTGAAGATGGCGAAGATGAAGGTGAAGCCTGCCAACCGGGTCCGGTTCGCCTGGTGGGGCGCGGAGGAGAGCGGCCTGCTCGGCTCCGAGCACTACGTCGCCGAGCTGAGCGAGGAGGAGGCAGCGGCGATCGCGCTCTACCTCAACTTCGACATGGTCGCCTCGCCCAACTACATGTTCGGCGTGTACGACGGCGACAACTCCGGTGGCACCGCACCCGAGGGCTTCATCCCCGAGGGCTCGGCGCAGATCGAGGACGTCTTCGAGCGGTTCTACACCCGGCGCGGGCAGCCGTTCCAGGACAGCGAGTTCTCCGGGCGCTCCGACTACGGGCCGTTCATCGCCGTCGGGATCCCGGCCGGTGGCCTGTTCACCGGCGCCGAGGGGGTCAAGACCGAGGAGGAGGCCGCGCTGTACGGCGGCGTGGCGGGCGCGGCGTACGACCCGTGCTACCACCAGCCGTGCGACAACCTCACCGGGGAGGGCCAGGACGAGGCACTCTACGACCAGCTCGACGAGGACTACTGGCTCCGGGGCAACATCAACATGGGGGCGCTCAACGTCAACTCCGACGCGATCGCCACGGCGGTGCTGACCTTCGCCAAGGACACCTCGGCGGTCAACGGCGTGGCGACCGAGCCCGGCCACGGCAAGAAGTGGAAGACCTGGCAGCGCCAGGACCACGGCCGGCACCACGTCGGCGGCCTGACGGCCCGCAGCCGGTGA
- a CDS encoding DUF262 domain-containing protein, producing the protein MKSFDTRAYSVSDFAEWHAAGRLVLDPKFQRRSVWTRQAKSYLIDTVLRGKPMPKVLITQSLVDGQNVRTVVDGQQRLRAILEFLDGSFTVLHGHNEEYSGTEYDDLPGDVKQAVWQYEIGVDVLFETELSELLDTFARLNTYSVKLNATELLNATYLGAFKTTAHALGHKYAQYWMDSKVLTAPKVARMAEVELSADLLGALMDGVTPKKNVPALYKKYDSEGAEVAVSRAAREFHEVMRFIGDVFDPQDLALTNFNRVHLFYSLFVSVANMLTGRPDLGISRPSAVVPHRVRIVLDDISAEFDEYAAGDISAGDGGLDKFVDASRRATTDADKRLLRSVFISKRLHA; encoded by the coding sequence ATGAAAAGTTTCGACACTCGCGCGTATAGCGTTTCTGATTTTGCCGAATGGCACGCGGCTGGGCGGCTCGTGCTAGATCCCAAGTTTCAGCGCCGATCCGTCTGGACCCGCCAGGCGAAGTCCTATCTGATAGATACCGTTCTCCGCGGAAAACCCATGCCCAAGGTGCTGATCACCCAGTCGCTGGTGGACGGCCAAAATGTCAGAACCGTTGTGGACGGGCAGCAACGCCTGCGAGCGATTCTCGAATTCCTTGATGGTAGTTTTACGGTTCTTCATGGACACAATGAGGAGTATTCGGGAACCGAATACGACGATCTGCCAGGCGACGTGAAACAGGCGGTCTGGCAGTATGAAATCGGCGTGGATGTTCTGTTCGAGACGGAACTTAGCGAACTGCTTGATACTTTCGCTCGTTTGAATACCTACTCGGTGAAGCTCAATGCAACCGAGCTGCTGAATGCCACATACCTTGGAGCGTTCAAGACCACGGCCCACGCCCTTGGGCACAAGTATGCTCAGTACTGGATGGATTCGAAGGTGTTAACTGCACCTAAGGTCGCCCGTATGGCTGAAGTGGAACTCTCCGCCGACCTCCTGGGGGCCCTCATGGACGGCGTAACTCCCAAGAAGAACGTCCCAGCACTTTACAAAAAGTATGACTCTGAGGGTGCTGAGGTCGCGGTAAGTCGCGCAGCGAGAGAGTTCCATGAAGTGATGCGGTTCATCGGCGACGTTTTCGATCCGCAAGACTTGGCGTTAACTAACTTCAACAGGGTCCATCTCTTTTACTCACTGTTCGTCTCGGTGGCGAACATGCTCACCGGGCGTCCAGATCTTGGGATTAGTCGGCCAAGCGCCGTTGTTCCGCACAGAGTGAGGATCGTGCTCGACGACATTTCTGCTGAGTTCGATGAATACGCCGCAGGCGATATTAGCGCCGGAGACGGCGGGCTCGACAAATTTGTGGATGCGTCTAGGCGTGCAACGACGGACGCGGATAAGCGTCTCCTCCGCTCTGTGTTCATCAGCAAACGACTCCATGCCTGA
- a CDS encoding DUF3054 domain-containing protein, protein MTTTERRPASRWLGPLVADLACVLALAVGGKNSHDAGDSAWAVLAIAWPYALAAGLAHAWLISSGRRTSRAWPEGAIVLAVTYVLGMLLRAISGRGLAPGFLVVAALFLAVTMLGWRAVALVSTRRRARRAA, encoded by the coding sequence GTGACGACGACGGAACGGCGGCCGGCGAGCCGCTGGCTGGGGCCGCTCGTCGCCGATCTCGCGTGCGTGCTCGCGCTGGCGGTCGGTGGCAAGAACTCGCACGACGCCGGTGACTCCGCCTGGGCGGTGCTCGCCATCGCGTGGCCCTACGCGCTGGCAGCCGGACTTGCGCACGCCTGGCTGATCTCGAGCGGCCGGCGGACATCTCGGGCCTGGCCCGAGGGCGCGATCGTGCTGGCGGTGACCTACGTGCTGGGCATGCTGCTGCGCGCGATCTCGGGTCGCGGCCTCGCTCCCGGGTTCCTCGTCGTCGCCGCGCTCTTCCTCGCGGTGACGATGCTGGGCTGGCGGGCCGTGGCGCTGGTCTCCACGCGTCGTCGCGCCCGGCGCGCGGCGTAA
- a CDS encoding alpha-L-rhamnosidase C-terminal domain-containing protein: MIVLALGLSGLVAVGGAVGTAAQAQAAPPRVCEAALSSGNNKVVLLKLPATGTTGADSYAGGHLAPARAQEWTDYSLEGDASTPNTLAVSFRQNANNGPSLQFAAGKNSLGPLRLNNGGWAADGNLPLPAGTLQPGEPFHFKIDVRGQQVTVSIDDVQVAQYSRPWIPASGTIGIRVDGGETGTLDNLVVRRLDTGTYLYADDFEDRAIGTSGATAAGYDGLEVVSVCTVPDSPEDAYWIWSSDATSVNNWTAFRKTFTVDDVAELPATVNARIAAETKYWLHVNDELVVFEGSVKRGPNRHDSYVDNVDLRPHLKAGENTVAVLAVSYGRGGFAGPYAGKAGLFFEAPDLGLRSNDTWKARKLDAYGSMSVDTNYRLAEPNVRYDARAEVAGWESWTKADFDEAAWPAAVTSGNEGSSPWNLLVDRPIPLLKYDEQYTTFAVTDPKVKVTTTAGGGTQYEVRMPVNHQLTPYVKLGADTEPGRTVGLKTDRATVRGSGIEQAVQAEYVTKAGAQDYESLVWMNGDKLFVTAPAGAQVEELGYRLSGYDTEFDGSFTSDDEYLNKLWTMARDTLYVTMRDSYMDCPDRERSQWWGDATNELEEAFYALDPAAADLARKGITNLMGFRDGDLIPTQAPAASFSELPAQSLAGLMSFWMYYEYSGDATALEETYLPSVAYLRTYNMAADGLLKHDRGGTWHWHDWGYNEDGRLIDTLWYYIALQSTMKSADALGVPADDAAITWMQGRADSIRDNLDKLWVEGKGYYESTGDGRADDRANALAVYAGLAKPSQYEQIRDVLVNIKKASPYMDKYVLEALYLMGYPDDAVARMKDRYAPMVNDPEHSTLWEFFAGPEQDAAGTFNHAWTGGPLTMMSRYAAGIQPIEPGFAEFAVRPQLGALKTVGAKVHSVGGKIQVGIDARNRQVYALDVLVPASTVAQVHLPTVELSDVTVSGTPLSEAAGVLGAEVDEETGETVVRVEAGDYSFAVASPPAAVSLPAVGTVSAGDTVSGSVQVENTGRSRIDTISAVVDVPGLTEPMTLTGGPLAVGESTELPFTLVVPQGARNGSTYDAEAEVTVSYDGQQRVFDLKTTGFLRVAADVTVDQVVLGERVGAYPKTGRWTVTTMVHNNGRTPVTGRLVARSVDRVLEAGAPSELVTVPAGESQQVEVTVHGGGEYWLPMMQSATVDFVDRGSVLATATSGTRLKWYGPKGQGWNATGAAAMEGTRDFVDFGDGGSGSTGNAPANVRPGPTELAHNLRWNLDAGIPVGGTNSEGGLTRRFTWARDASWYSVDVGVTTGEPFVLSMRETADTSVASTVAVVQKQPKLYKILVDDVLVRQVKYLVPNEGVVGNTLANYQVLVDDPAALDADGDGKVTVKYRYDGPDQGFYDPSLTDLWVSDPAAPAVDDQAPTVSAAPADTTAYGDRGWITEPTTLVVTAVDDVDGSPTVTVALDDAPRTPYTAPVPVGSDGTHVLRYAASDASSNTSAEQSLTVRIDGTKPVPAFGAWPTGVIREGEVPAEPACQGTDATSGVASCVQKGYSTEVGAHTITQTVVDNAGNRARATMDYVVVAADPDEPATDTVTKVKLNQSQLRLVKGGKLRLEEGVYYSEGSPSYHGAVVWTSSNPKVAKVSSAGVVKAKKKTGKVKITATSVSAGASGKKLSAKITVSVVAKKPKAKVTKVRASVPKTVKVGQSVYVTGKYAPAKATGVKVSYRSSARGVAEIDAAGRILAKKKGTAKIVVKAGGKAKTFMITVR, from the coding sequence ATGATCGTCCTGGCGCTCGGCCTGAGCGGGCTGGTCGCTGTCGGCGGGGCCGTCGGGACCGCCGCGCAGGCGCAGGCAGCGCCGCCGCGGGTCTGCGAGGCCGCGCTGAGCAGCGGGAACAACAAGGTCGTGCTGCTGAAGCTCCCGGCGACGGGGACCACCGGCGCCGACTCCTACGCGGGCGGCCACCTGGCGCCGGCCCGGGCGCAGGAGTGGACCGACTACTCGCTCGAGGGCGACGCCAGCACGCCGAACACCCTCGCGGTCTCGTTCCGCCAGAACGCCAACAACGGCCCGTCCCTGCAGTTCGCCGCCGGGAAGAACAGCCTCGGCCCGCTCCGGCTGAACAACGGCGGCTGGGCGGCCGACGGCAACCTCCCGCTGCCGGCCGGCACGCTGCAGCCCGGTGAGCCCTTCCACTTCAAGATCGACGTGCGCGGCCAGCAGGTCACCGTCTCGATCGACGACGTCCAGGTCGCGCAGTACTCCCGTCCCTGGATCCCGGCGTCGGGGACGATCGGCATCCGGGTCGACGGCGGCGAGACCGGGACCCTGGACAACCTGGTCGTGCGTCGGCTCGACACCGGCACGTACCTCTATGCCGACGACTTCGAGGACCGGGCCATCGGCACGAGCGGCGCCACCGCCGCCGGCTACGACGGCCTGGAGGTCGTCAGTGTCTGCACCGTGCCGGACTCCCCGGAGGACGCCTACTGGATCTGGAGCTCCGACGCGACCTCGGTCAACAACTGGACCGCCTTCCGCAAGACCTTCACCGTCGACGACGTCGCCGAGCTGCCCGCGACCGTGAACGCGCGGATCGCCGCCGAGACCAAGTACTGGCTCCACGTCAACGACGAGCTGGTGGTCTTCGAGGGCAGCGTCAAGCGCGGCCCCAACCGCCACGACTCCTACGTCGACAACGTCGACCTGCGCCCGCACCTGAAGGCGGGGGAGAACACCGTCGCGGTCCTCGCCGTCTCCTACGGGCGTGGCGGGTTCGCCGGACCGTACGCCGGCAAGGCCGGGCTGTTCTTCGAGGCCCCGGACCTCGGCCTGCGCTCGAACGACACCTGGAAGGCGCGCAAGCTCGACGCCTACGGCTCGATGTCGGTGGACACCAACTACCGGCTCGCCGAGCCCAACGTCCGCTACGACGCCCGTGCCGAGGTCGCCGGCTGGGAGAGCTGGACGAAGGCGGACTTCGACGAGGCCGCCTGGCCCGCCGCGGTCACCTCCGGCAACGAGGGCAGCTCGCCCTGGAACCTCCTCGTCGACCGGCCGATCCCGCTGCTGAAGTACGACGAGCAGTACACGACGTTCGCCGTCACCGACCCCAAGGTCAAGGTCACGACCACCGCCGGCGGCGGCACCCAGTACGAGGTGCGGATGCCGGTCAACCACCAGCTCACGCCGTACGTGAAGCTGGGCGCGGACACCGAGCCCGGCAGGACCGTCGGTCTCAAGACCGACCGCGCCACCGTGCGGGGCTCCGGGATCGAGCAGGCCGTCCAGGCCGAGTACGTCACCAAGGCCGGCGCCCAGGACTACGAGTCGCTGGTGTGGATGAACGGCGACAAGCTGTTCGTCACCGCCCCCGCCGGTGCTCAGGTCGAGGAGCTCGGCTACCGCCTCTCCGGCTACGACACCGAGTTCGACGGCTCGTTCACCTCCGACGACGAGTACCTCAACAAGCTCTGGACGATGGCGCGCGACACCCTCTACGTGACGATGCGCGACTCCTACATGGACTGCCCGGACCGCGAGCGGTCGCAGTGGTGGGGCGACGCGACGAACGAGCTCGAGGAGGCCTTCTACGCCCTCGACCCCGCGGCGGCCGACCTGGCCCGCAAGGGCATCACGAACCTGATGGGCTTCCGCGACGGCGACCTGATCCCGACCCAGGCGCCCGCGGCGAGCTTCTCGGAGCTCCCGGCCCAGTCGCTGGCCGGCCTGATGAGCTTCTGGATGTACTACGAGTACTCCGGGGACGCCACCGCGCTCGAGGAGACCTACCTGCCCTCCGTGGCCTACCTGCGGACCTACAACATGGCGGCCGACGGCCTCCTCAAGCACGACCGCGGCGGCACCTGGCACTGGCACGACTGGGGCTACAACGAGGACGGTCGCCTGATCGACACCCTCTGGTACTACATCGCCCTCCAGTCCACGATGAAGTCGGCCGACGCCCTCGGCGTGCCGGCGGACGACGCCGCGATCACCTGGATGCAGGGCCGCGCGGACTCGATTCGCGACAACCTCGACAAGCTCTGGGTCGAGGGCAAGGGCTACTACGAGTCCACCGGTGACGGGCGCGCCGACGACCGCGCCAACGCGCTCGCGGTGTACGCCGGGCTCGCGAAGCCGAGCCAGTACGAGCAGATCCGCGACGTGCTGGTCAACATCAAGAAGGCCAGCCCGTACATGGACAAGTACGTCCTCGAGGCGCTCTACCTGATGGGCTACCCGGACGACGCGGTGGCGCGGATGAAGGACCGCTACGCCCCGATGGTCAACGACCCCGAGCACTCCACGCTCTGGGAGTTCTTCGCCGGTCCCGAGCAGGACGCCGCCGGCACCTTCAACCACGCCTGGACCGGCGGGCCGCTGACGATGATGAGCCGCTACGCGGCCGGCATCCAGCCGATCGAGCCGGGCTTCGCCGAGTTCGCCGTACGCCCGCAGCTCGGTGCGCTGAAGACCGTGGGCGCGAAGGTGCACAGCGTCGGCGGGAAGATCCAGGTCGGCATCGACGCGCGCAACCGCCAGGTCTACGCGCTCGACGTCCTCGTCCCCGCCAGCACGGTGGCGCAGGTGCACCTGCCGACCGTCGAGCTGTCGGACGTGACGGTGTCCGGCACGCCGCTGAGCGAGGCCGCCGGCGTGCTGGGCGCCGAGGTCGACGAGGAGACCGGCGAGACCGTGGTGCGGGTCGAGGCGGGGGACTACTCCTTCGCCGTCGCGTCGCCGCCCGCGGCCGTCTCCCTGCCCGCGGTCGGCACGGTGAGCGCGGGCGACACCGTCTCGGGCTCCGTGCAGGTCGAGAACACCGGCCGCTCGCGGATCGACACGATCTCCGCCGTCGTCGACGTGCCGGGGCTCACCGAGCCGATGACCCTGACCGGCGGCCCGCTGGCGGTGGGGGAGAGCACCGAGCTCCCGTTCACCCTCGTGGTGCCCCAGGGCGCCCGCAACGGCTCGACGTACGACGCCGAGGCCGAGGTGACGGTCTCGTACGACGGTCAGCAGCGGGTCTTCGACCTGAAGACGACCGGCTTCCTGCGCGTCGCCGCCGACGTCACGGTCGACCAGGTCGTCCTCGGCGAGCGCGTCGGCGCCTACCCGAAGACCGGGCGGTGGACGGTCACCACGATGGTCCACAACAACGGCAGGACGCCGGTGACCGGACGGCTGGTGGCGCGGTCGGTGGACCGCGTCCTCGAGGCCGGCGCCCCCTCCGAGCTCGTCACGGTCCCGGCCGGCGAGTCCCAGCAGGTCGAGGTCACGGTGCACGGCGGTGGCGAGTACTGGCTGCCGATGATGCAGTCCGCGACCGTCGACTTCGTCGACCGCGGCTCCGTGCTCGCGACCGCGACCAGCGGCACCCGGCTCAAGTGGTACGGGCCGAAGGGCCAGGGCTGGAACGCCACCGGTGCGGCGGCGATGGAGGGGACGAGGGACTTCGTCGACTTCGGCGACGGCGGCTCCGGATCGACGGGCAACGCCCCGGCGAACGTGCGACCCGGCCCGACGGAGCTCGCGCACAACCTGCGGTGGAACCTCGACGCCGGCATCCCGGTGGGCGGCACCAACAGCGAGGGCGGGCTGACCCGCCGGTTCACGTGGGCGCGTGACGCCAGCTGGTACAGCGTCGATGTCGGCGTGACCACCGGCGAGCCGTTCGTGCTGAGCATGCGCGAGACCGCGGACACCTCGGTCGCGAGCACCGTCGCGGTGGTTCAGAAGCAGCCGAAGCTCTACAAGATCCTGGTCGACGACGTGCTCGTCCGCCAGGTGAAGTACCTGGTGCCCAACGAGGGCGTCGTCGGCAACACCCTGGCCAACTACCAGGTGCTGGTGGACGACCCGGCCGCGCTGGACGCTGACGGCGACGGGAAGGTGACCGTCAAGTACCGCTACGACGGTCCCGACCAGGGGTTCTACGACCCGTCGCTGACCGACCTGTGGGTCTCCGACCCGGCCGCCCCGGCGGTCGACGACCAGGCCCCGACCGTGTCCGCCGCGCCGGCGGACACCACGGCGTACGGCGACCGCGGGTGGATCACCGAGCCCACGACCCTGGTCGTCACGGCCGTCGATGACGTCGACGGGTCGCCGACGGTGACGGTCGCGCTCGACGACGCGCCCCGCACGCCGTACACGGCACCCGTGCCGGTGGGCTCCGACGGCACCCACGTGCTGCGGTACGCCGCCTCGGACGCCTCGTCGAACACCTCTGCCGAGCAGTCGCTCACGGTGAGGATCGACGGCACGAAGCCGGTGCCGGCGTTCGGGGCCTGGCCGACCGGGGTGATCCGGGAGGGCGAGGTGCCCGCCGAGCCCGCGTGCCAGGGCACGGACGCGACCTCGGGCGTGGCGTCCTGCGTGCAGAAGGGCTACTCGACGGAGGTCGGCGCGCACACGATCACCCAGACGGTGGTCGACAACGCCGGCAACCGGGCCCGCGCGACGATGGACTACGTCGTCGTCGCGGCCGATCCCGACGAGCCCGCCACGGACACGGTCACCAAGGTGAAGCTGAACCAGTCGCAGCTACGCCTGGTCAAGGGCGGGAAGCTCCGCCTGGAGGAGGGCGTCTACTACAGCGAGGGCAGCCCGTCGTACCACGGCGCGGTCGTCTGGACGTCGTCCAACCCGAAGGTCGCGAAGGTCAGCTCCGCCGGTGTCGTGAAGGCGAAGAAGAAGACCGGCAAGGTGAAGATCACCGCGACCAGCGTGAGCGCCGGCGCCTCCGGCAAGAAGCTGTCGGCCAAGATCACGGTGTCCGTCGTCGCGAAGAAGCCGAAGGCGAAGGTCACCAAGGTGCGCGCCTCCGTGCCGAAGACGGTCAAGGTCGGCCAGTCGGTCTACGTCACCGGAAAGTACGCCCCGGCGAAGGCCACCGGCGTCAAGGTCAGCTACCGGTCGTCGGCACGCGGGGTGGCCGAGATCGACGCCGCCGGCCGGATCCTCGCCAAGAAGAAGGGCACGGCGAAGATCGTCGTGAAGGCCGGCGGAAAGGCGAAGACCTTCATGATCACCGTCAGGTAG
- a CDS encoding class II glutamine amidotransferase: MLAYIGPEIPLESLLLTPSNSLVNQALDPEHYPDLQLAGWGFGAWSEHLLKPEDPFIYRRPMPAFYDDNANRIIPSLQASTVLAHVRAAVYNSTTVMVDENCHPFSFEKTPWIIAQNGDMPNWMLLQRELLQHCEDRYLKQMRGTTDTEFLYVLLLSLLDGDSDEDVQRAIEKMVHLISQAMEALDLPALTKMKMALVSPDRIIGVNTGLGHQGETNPVGDWKKLRESGPGTEDFALSMLLEPMYMLMGRHVPSDGTSFDFEACDENEASAAVFASEALTDDAEGWSHVEFGEIVFLQKTGDHVSRTVNRLSV, from the coding sequence GTGCTCGCCTACATCGGGCCCGAGATTCCGCTCGAGAGCTTGCTGCTCACGCCGTCGAACAGCCTGGTCAATCAGGCTCTCGATCCTGAGCACTACCCAGACCTGCAGCTGGCAGGCTGGGGATTCGGTGCCTGGAGCGAGCACCTGCTCAAGCCGGAGGATCCCTTCATCTACCGCCGGCCCATGCCTGCCTTCTACGACGACAACGCCAACCGCATCATCCCCAGTCTCCAGGCGAGCACGGTGCTCGCCCATGTGCGCGCAGCCGTCTACAACTCGACGACCGTCATGGTCGACGAGAACTGCCACCCCTTCTCCTTCGAGAAGACTCCCTGGATCATCGCGCAGAACGGCGACATGCCGAACTGGATGCTCCTGCAGAGGGAGCTGCTGCAGCACTGCGAGGACAGGTACCTCAAGCAGATGCGGGGCACGACGGACACGGAGTTCCTCTACGTGCTCCTGCTCTCCCTGCTCGACGGCGACAGCGACGAGGACGTCCAACGCGCGATCGAGAAGATGGTCCACCTCATCTCCCAGGCGATGGAAGCCCTCGATCTCCCTGCCCTGACGAAGATGAAGATGGCCCTGGTGTCGCCGGACCGGATCATCGGAGTCAACACCGGCCTCGGGCACCAGGGCGAGACCAACCCGGTCGGGGACTGGAAGAAGCTGCGGGAGTCCGGTCCGGGCACAGAGGACTTTGCCCTCTCGATGCTCCTGGAGCCGATGTACATGCTGATGGGTCGCCACGTCCCGAGCGACGGCACGTCCTTCGACTTCGAGGCGTGCGACGAGAACGAGGCATCGGCCGCCGTGTTCGCCTCCGAGGCCCTGACGGACGACGCCGAAGGCTGGTCGCACGTCGAGTTCGGGGAGATCGTGTTCCTCCAGAAGACGGGTGACCACGTGTCCAGGACCGTCAACAGGTTGTCGGTCTAG
- a CDS encoding sigma-70 family RNA polymerase sigma factor gives MQRADRDTEFSDFYGARVAALRRVAYVVTHDWHAAEDATQRAFVKVYRAWPRIRRDGLEAYVRRAVVNESLSWITRRPRDVVGGVVPDRAVVEPDVPLDLAAALATLPPQQRAVIALRFVDDRSVAETAAALGLAEGTVKSHTAKAIATLRQHLPTLTEPWSH, from the coding sequence ATGCAGCGAGCCGACCGGGACACGGAGTTCTCCGACTTCTACGGTGCTCGCGTCGCCGCCCTGCGCCGGGTGGCCTACGTCGTCACCCACGACTGGCACGCGGCGGAGGACGCGACCCAACGAGCGTTCGTCAAGGTCTACCGGGCCTGGCCCAGGATCAGGCGGGACGGTCTCGAGGCCTACGTGCGCCGGGCCGTCGTCAACGAGTCGTTGAGCTGGATCACCCGCCGGCCGCGCGACGTCGTCGGCGGCGTCGTACCCGACCGGGCGGTGGTCGAGCCGGACGTACCCCTCGACCTCGCCGCCGCCCTGGCGACCCTGCCGCCCCAGCAGCGCGCCGTGATCGCGCTGCGGTTCGTCGACGACCGCTCCGTGGCGGAGACCGCCGCAGCGCTCGGGCTCGCCGAGGGGACGGTCAAGAGCCACACGGCCAAGGCCATCGCCACGCTGCGCCAGCACCTCCCGACCCTCACCGAGCCCTGGAGCCACTGA